In Zingiber officinale cultivar Zhangliang chromosome 9B, Zo_v1.1, whole genome shotgun sequence, the genomic window ATGGACGAACCTTTGTACCAGCTGCCTATTTTTTTATGTGTTCTGGCTTTGATGATTCTCCTCTGCTTTGCTTTGTGAGTTGTGACAGGGAAGAGCTGCAGGCTGAGGTGGTTCAACCAGTTGGACCCAAGGATCAACAGAAGTGCCTTcactgaggaggaagaagatagactTTTGGCTGCTCACAGGCTTTATGGCAACAAATGGGCACTGATTGCCAGGCTCTTCCCCGGGAGGACAGATAATGCAGTGAAGAATCATTGGCATGTGATCATGGCAAGGAAGCACAGAGAGCAATCTGCCTATAGGAGGAGGAAGCCCACCGCTATTTCTTCCTTAGACTCTCCTCCACTTCCACCTCACACCCTTGTTTCCAGAAGGATGGAGCTGAACATACCCATCAATGCTTGCAGTGGTGACTCCTCCACCATCACCAGCATCAGAAACGAGTCCGCCTCCACCTGCACTGACCTCTCCCTCAATTCCTccttcaccaggacttttcctacCTTCTGCAGTCCTCTCCAAACCCAATCCTTCCCTCCCTGTGATATCTTCAGTGGTACGGGACACGTTCTTGTTTAGCTAGTTGCTTCCATTGCTGCAATGCCGTGATGCTTAATATATATCTATGCATATGAGGCCTTTGTTTATTGTACATGCAGGATTGAATGTCTCTGGAGTCGCCCCCATGGAGAAAGAACCTGCGATCGATCATCCTAATTACTCGACTGCCGAGGCTTCTGCAAGGAGCAACGCTTGGCCACAAGGGGAAGCAGATCATGGAAGAGAGAAGATCAGGATAGCCTTCATTGATTTCcttggtgttggtgcaacatAGAAGATAAGGGAGTAGGCAAGGGAAGTGACCAGAGCCGGGCAAGGCAAAGCAAAAGTGAGGAGGAAAATATACACATTTCGAGTCGAGtgtgaaagagaagggaaatttTGTAGCAGCAGCAAACCTATACTTTGCTGCTTGGatctttaattaatttatgtatgAACTTTCCCCTTCCTTCATTCCTAGTAAGCCTCTACGTTCCATATATAAGCCAAGGCACATGCAAACTTTTGATTGATCTCTTCTACTATTTGCTGCTTAGTTGTTGAATCCTTCTCTGTTCTGTTGTCTTGTCCTGTCTTCCTGAAgacatgaagaaaaaaaaagattgaTCAAGAAATGTGATGCTGTGAATGCAAGCTTAGCTTTCAAAATGCTGTCAGATTTGTCTTTCTTCTTATCTTTAAGCCCACTCCAGTTCCTTTTCTCTGCACTGTCTGCATGCAAGAAGAAGACATAATGGCAATTGAGGCACATCGGATAGAAGAATTGTCTCAAATTCCAGTGATTTCTCTTGCTTTCTGGAAGAGCCTTAAGCTCCAAACCAAACCGCTGCACCATCTCGTTTTTAGATAAATTAAGCTTCATTTCCTACACAGAAAAACGAGAAGAAGGGCTTTGGACGAATGAGCAGCAAACTTAGaaatgaggaaaaggaagaagattCAAAGGCAGGAGTGTTCATTTTATAGAATTTCGGTTGCCGAGTGCAGCATGAGTTAGTACTTACTAATGGCTGCTTGAATCACCCAATGCATTTAAGAGATTTGACAAAACTTATCTTCTGGTCTTTTGGATTGTAGCGTTTTCACTGTCGTTTTCTGGTTAGGTTGACTCTTGTTTTCCTGTTTCATTTTAGTGATTAATTTCAGATGATCAGTCTTTGCATTGTCTTCGGCTAAGAATCAAATACAGTTGCATAGTTAGGTTGTTTTCCCAATTGTACAGGGAAAGTGGAAGAAGAACAAATCCAATCGCAatttaacaaaagaaataaagtatTTTATGGcacaaattataattaaattcttAGTAAATATAGTTAAATGGAGAACTTCTGTATGTACATCTCTAATTCTGACAGAATATGTTTTAACCATAACGCTTTGAATTATGGGTCTACGCACATGATGTAACAATAacattttcttttatttacttcATATATTTTTCACTGAAAATGTACAATAACCAGTGTCATATTGATGATCGTTTAGACAACTAGCTCAATTTGCATTTGCATTGCACTTCTCTTAATCAACCTATCAATCTCTAAGATCTCCCAGATTTATAAGCATTTTTGGAGTAAAAAGATAGTGCAATATCATCGGCCTcacggtggcaaaaggcgaatacgttcaccccagcgcccccgctaacccgtcccagggctaacacggaggaagtaaatcacggacggctactagccattggaatagtgactagcacataagggaggtatttacctcgactttatcgagattcgaagtccagacctcatggtggcaacatctcatgtgctagtcactagacccatccgaggggacaataTCATCGGCCTCACGGTAAG contains:
- the LOC122024602 gene encoding transcription factor CSA-like, with the protein product MASDEMKPAGDIGLFAGGPLLPSFVGSSASSPPSSSREKGLVSSGEQAWGLQCFAEGKEYHEKGEKSSNQGEEADQAGDDSFNLESVQQQQKLCVRGHWRPAEDAKLKELVSQYGPQNWNLIAEKLEGRSGKSCRLRWFNQLDPRINRSAFTEEEEDRLLAAHRLYGNKWALIARLFPGRTDNAVKNHWHVIMARKHREQSAYRRRKPTAISSLDSPPLPPHTLVSRRMELNIPINACSGDSSTITSIRNESASTCTDLSLNSSFTRTFPTFCSPLQTQSFPPCDIFSGLNVSGVAPMEKEPAIDHPNYSTAEASARSNAWPQGEADHGREKIRIAFIDFLGVGAT